The Chryseolinea soli nucleotide sequence TCTTCCTCGATTTGAACATGCCCCGCAAAAATGGGATGGAGTGTTTGCAGGAGCTGAAACAATCGCCCAAACTTAAGCATATTCCCATTGTTATTTTCTCGACTTCAACCCAACCGGAAATGATCGACAAGGTATACGAAGGCGGTGCGCACTACTACATTTCCAAACCCAGGAACTTCGGTGTACTGAAAAATATCATCCACCAAATACTGAATACGAACTGGCACGCATTTCCGCAGCCCTCTAAGGAGAAATTCATCATCCAACCCCGGCAGCGATGATCATGGAGAGCCCGCATAGCACGGAACAATTCCTTTCGGGAGGCGGCGAGCTGGGGGAATGCATACGG carries:
- a CDS encoding response regulator gives rise to the protein MKPEKTIFLADDDADDRLLFEEALREISGETQLTMAQDGQQLMTILENALLPDVIFLDLNMPRKNGMECLQELKQSPKLKHIPIVIFSTSTQPEMIDKVYEGGAHYYISKPRNFGVLKNIIHQILNTNWHAFPQPSKEKFIIQPRQR